A stretch of Oreochromis aureus strain Israel breed Guangdong linkage group 11, ZZ_aureus, whole genome shotgun sequence DNA encodes these proteins:
- the cldn12 gene encoding claudin-12, whose protein sequence is MSCRDIHATNAFAFIIAILSVGGITVAALIPQWRVTKLVTFNRNAKNISVYDGLWAKCVMQDGYSGCLYYDSEWYSKLDQLDLRLLQFCLPTGLGFGFLALLLSMTGMCKTCCCSDKPEPDIKTVRFLVNSPGCHLVAGMFFFLGGAVPIAPSVWFLFRTKEMNARYANIFSDGFAVYVSIGCSGGLMLAALLMFMWYCMCKKLPSPFWLPMSTSNSMLTQPLIANAHSPASVYGPQPFPPQTFPPTVLNAQPHVPAQGYVQSVIAPAPPQVYVSQVSAPNGYGSEVEGNHAYSYAPSQSYAPSQSYAPSQSYAPSQSYAPSQGYASSYTGHRYSTRSRMSAIEIDIPVLTQE, encoded by the exons ATGTCGTGCCGGGACATCCACGCCACCAACGCTTTTGCCTTCATCATTGCCATTTTGTCTGTAGGTGGGATCACAGTGGCAGCATTAATTCCGCAGTGGCGTGTAACGAAACTCGTCACCTTTAATCGCAATGCCAAGAATATCAGTGTGTATGATGGGCTGTGGGCTAAATGTGTGATGCAGGATGGCTATTCAGGATGCCTCTACTATGATTCAGAG TGGTACTCCAAGTTGGATCAGCTGGATCTGCGGCTTTTGCAGTTCTGCCTTCCCACAGGCCTCGGGTTCGGCTTTTTAGCCTTGCTGCTGTCCATGACCGGGATGTGTAAAACCTGTTGCTGCTCAGACAAGCCTGAACCGGACATTAAAACAGTTAGATTCCTGGTGAACAGTCCAGGTTGTCACCTGGTGGCCGGGATGTTTTTCTTCCTAGGCGGCGCAGTCCCCATTGCGCCCTCGGTGTGGTTCCTTTTCCGCACCAAGGAGATGAACGCCAGATATGCCAACATCTTCTCTGATGGCTTTGCTGTGTATGTATCTATAGGCTGTTCTGGAGGACTGATGCTAGCCGCACTGCTGATGTTTATGTGGTACTGTATGTGCAAGAAGCTGCCTTCACCTTTCTGGTTGCCCATGTCCACGTCCAACTCCATGTTGACCCAGCCTCTCATTGCCAACGCACATTCTCCTGCCTCAGTTTATGGTCCGCAGCCTTTCCCACCACAGACTTTCCCTCCCACAGTACTCAACGCCCAACCGCATGTGCCCGCGCAAGGCTATGTGCAAAGCGTTATCGCACCTGCTCCACCACAGGTGTACGTGTCTCAGGTTTCTGCACCGAATGGCTATGGATCAGAGGTTGAAGGAAACCACGCCTACAGCTACGCCCCCTCTCAAAGTTACGCTCCCTCACAAAGTTACGCTCCCTCGCAGAGCTATGCCCCCTCACAAAGTTACGCTCCCTCTCAGGGGTACGCATCCAGCTATACAGGCCACCGCTACTCCACCCGCTCGCGGATGTCAGCAATAGAAATTGACATTCCTGTGCTGACGCAAGAGTAG